The following are from one region of the Amycolatopsis sp. QT-25 genome:
- a CDS encoding FixH family protein, producing the protein MSSTVDRRRPVPLIPVVAVLVVAIVAWLVWPSSGGAQVQRSTQGPYTVQLSVEDPHQGGNVFTLTVTGATPDVVTLEPVMPQMGHALPPSPAIAEAPGRFRTGDVLLPMSGQWEITVSLRGPSGATQHVFPLLVK; encoded by the coding sequence GTGAGTTCCACAGTGGACAGACGTAGGCCCGTTCCGCTGATCCCCGTGGTCGCGGTGCTCGTGGTGGCGATCGTGGCTTGGCTGGTCTGGCCGAGCAGCGGTGGCGCACAGGTCCAGCGCTCCACCCAGGGTCCCTACACCGTGCAGCTGTCGGTGGAAGATCCGCATCAGGGCGGGAATGTCTTCACACTGACCGTCACCGGTGCCACCCCGGACGTCGTCACCCTCGAACCGGTGATGCCGCAGATGGGCCACGCGCTCCCCCCGTCGCCCGCGATCGCGGAAGCACCGGGGAGGTTCCGCACCGGCGACGTCCTGCTGCCGATGTCGGGGCAGTGGGAGATCACCGTTTCCCTGCGCGGGCCGTCCGGCGCCACGCAGCACGTTTTTCCGTTGCTGGTCAAGTAG